tgcatgcgtcgacgaACGCGAGACGGTTTCAGGGACAAAACCTCTGGGGGCTTGTTGAGAGGCCTTGGGCGACGGGAGACGTCGAAGAAGATCGACAAGGCgagtgttttcttcttgcagGACGCGAATTCGGTCAAGAAAGCGTTTCGCTGACACCGccaaaagcagagacgaaagacagCAGAGCACGCGAGGTTTTCAAAGATAAAAAGAGTCACTTTGTTCATGTTTCACCTGACAATGAAGCTCACAAGAGAACTGTCAACCGGTCAGAGCAGGGAGTCACTGTCTCCATACGTGCATCTAAGTTGGTCGTGGAACGCACAGAAAAGGACAGGGATCTGGGATATTAGAGCAGGGTACAGGGAGGGGttggagaaacagaagaagaagccagaAGGACAGGCTGCGATGCAGGCACCGCAAATATGcgtggaaagagaaacagaaaaagtgGCTGGTTTGCTGTGAAAGGCCACGAGACACAGCGGCCGCCTCACCCGCAGACCGAAACTGACGCGTCACGGTACGTCTAAGAGTTCACTTTAATCAACTGACAACATACGGTCACCTGGTCAGCGAACATGACAACGATTCTcggcagagggagacggtAACCTagcggagaaaaggcgaacgGCCACAACAGGCGTCTAAGAATGAGAGTAAAGGTGCTCAAACAGAGCTGCATTCGAAGCCCAGAACTTCCAAAATGATACAACGTTTTCAGAGAGCGTAAACGTCCACACGGGGAAGTCGAGAGGTGATCGAGCGGAAAAGGACATGCCCCCCTGGGCACAGAaacgtctgcttctctgcaggcaaAAAACTCCCGAGAGCGCTGAGATAGGATGGCGAGCGCAataaagaaaaaaaagaaaataaAAAGTATTAAAAATGGACGAACACTTAAAATCTTGagcggcagaagaaaacgagtgGAACCCAGAGActccgagacagaaaacagcgaaacAGCGCCTATGTTTTCTTTGATGGCTCACAGCAAATGTGTCCCCGACAAAGAGAACTCTTTGTCGATTCCGATACGGGCGCGTGTCGCTGCCagcacacagagaaagccaCAGAGAGCGGATTGCCCGTTCAAGAGACCGAAGACACAAAGACCCTACAGTACAGACGATTCAGAGTGGCACTCCAgtatgagatacagacaaccatGTTCTCAAGGACTGCTGACATTAACGTgcctaggatactgaatgtGATCacagttatgagatacaaGCAACTAAGGTCGGAAACCGGGACCACGCCAAAACGGATACGCAGCTCTAAAGGTATCTCTGAGTCGACGCAATGCATCGGAAAGATACAGTTTTTCAAGCTGCGCTCCCCGCGCTTGAGGAACTGCAGTAATTGTGCTCAGAACGAAGACTGTTCAACGGCAAAGCAGTGAGTACATTTACACGCTCATTCGAATGGAGAACATAAACTTATATCGCGATGAAATTGAGGACAGCACTTGTGTGCCTATCAAATGAAAGAACACGAACGTATGCGAACATCCAGCGTCATTGCATAAACATGTGCGATTTTGCAAATATCGAACATAAACGTGAGTGACGATGCAAACTCAGGAAACGACAGTTTATGCTTATTCGATTAGACGCGCAAAAGTCCTCGCTTCTTGGAATTGAGACCTAGAAGTGTTGTGCGCAGCGATACCTGGTGGCTGagctcctgtctctctcgcctaGGTGGAAACTCAAGGCCCTCAAGCGTCTCAGCCACTTTctgagacagaacgagaagcCTGCGTTGTTGCTCCGAGGACACTCTGGAGGGggaaaatgcatgcatggctGTCTTTGTCGCATGAATGCGCAGTGTTGAACCAATTCTTTTTCAACATTAGGTACCACCATCACTCTCTCTTACGTGGTGCCAAGGGCCCCAAAATACCCTTTTATCGATGCTGCATCAGTACACAGTGCTCAATCATCTTAGCTACGTACTGGTGACACAGCGAAACTTGGATCCGTCAAACAGAGAGCCCTTCAAGCTCTACATCAGGAGTCCAGCTCGTGACACAGTGACGAAAAGCGGCCTCTGGCGTAGACCCGGGACGCGGCAGGACAGCACCACCGTGAAAACTCGAGGCATACAGGAAATGCCACGTGCCCAGGAGTTAAGGCAAAGGCGCGCCATTCCACTTCTGTGCCTATTAAGCTATGCAGAGGCACTACGtgtcatcttcttccttctgtgaAGGAACAGCTGTTTGCGCAGATCTACTGATTTTCCGCACAACCGAGGGCGCCTGCAGCCACTCTCGCTCAGCAAGCCCCTGGTTCGGAACCGAAGGTGCTTTCGtatttcgtcttccttttcgctcttttgagaaaatgcagaaaaaaccTGCATGAATATTATTGACACATGATTAAGCATACCGCCGACAAAGCCTTTCCTTACGTCATCACTCTGTTCACAGCATCGTTCAGGAGGCTACTGGCAAGACCTTGAAGATCTTGCGCCAGCGCATGCTTTTGCTCATTCAGCCGCCCCAAGAGCTGCCGTGTGTTTCGCCCCTGCGACGTGCCACAGACCGAAGTAACAGACCAGTacgggaaggaaaggagaaccGCAGGGAAAGACtgggagaaaaaagcagtacgggaggagagcagaaagagagactaACAGTGGAGAAAACGCCGACAGGGAGGGAAACGAAGTAACCCGAGGAAACGCCGGAGACGACTTGGCGCAGGTGAGACGCTGACGTGAAAGAACGGTCAAATAGGATACTCTTGACGAATACAGCATTCAGCAGAGAATCAGAGCGAGTTGAGTGCCAGCGGAAAGAAGGCGGTCACAAACCGCGACCGCAAGACAAGCCTTTATTTGGAAACTCAACCTCAGTAAAAAGCATGACTACTTTTACCACGGGATAAAACACTGGACGACCAAGTTCCCCCGCCGACAGGCTTTGGTCTGTTACATTTTTCTTTCTTACAAGCGGCATTTCTGCTTGAGGGCTTCTTCCCCTAGCGCAGAAGCAGGATAGCCCAACTACAAATAGGCAAGAGAATGCACACACTAAAGAACATCGAAGGAACAacgaaaacgcgaaagaacGACCGCGGCTGAGGAACGCACCTGTTCGTGGATCGCGAAAGTTTGCCCTTGCATCAGCCGAGTGATCTGAGAAGGAACGAACAGGAAGGACACTCCTTTGTTTGAGGAGATTTTCATGCCAAGCATTCTTTGCCAACGAAACTGTGTGACGTCATGCCAAGCCCAGAGGTTGGCCCCCAcgttcgcgtttctccatcGTTTGTCTTGGCGCGCAACGTGCACCCGAAATCCCCCGAAAGCGTGTCACGCGAAAGGCTCTCTGCTGGTCGGCGAACTGAGACGCGGTTCAGCATTTCTGGACAGTTTCTACCACAAATCGGACTCCCCGAGTTGAGACCTTCAAGGTCCTTGCTTCCCGGAGCCCAGTATGCGTTTGGTCCTCCAAAGCCTTCCATGGATTTGCTTCACTCAAGTGTCGGCGCTCATCGCCGTTGCCAGGGCTCGAACTGAGCTGTCCGTGAAATGTTTCGAATAAGTATAAAACTCACAAAACAAACTCTCTGGTTTCCAGTAGTGTCAAGGCAATGTTTCATTTGCGAGCACAGCGTTTTCGACATGTGCCAATGTTGAAACCGCCGAAAAAAGTTGGTGGAACTACCGCAAGCATCTCACCTCTGCAAGCTCCTCCGCAATCgccctcttcgtcgcctcccaGTCGACGCCTTCTCGAGTGTGCTGAAACGCTTCTCTCAGGCTGGAGTTCGAAGCTCGCCTCTGCTCGAGTCTCCCTCGAGAACGTTTCTTCCTTGTGGCCAACTCCactttgcatgcgtctgtgcATCCTTCTATCCCCCACGGCGCGCCTGAAGTTCCTTGAGGACACTGCTCTGAGATGCGAGAACTATGTGGTTCGAACTGCATCGCTCTCGCGCTGCCTCCAAGGAAAGGCAGACGAGAATCGCCACTTTTCTTCGCATGAAACTCGCAGTCCACACAACGGGAAAGGGCCGCTTGCGGCCTCTGTTCTACACTGTGAGACCACGAGTCGGGTCTGGTTCCTTGGGCTCTACACGTCGGTGTTTTCGGTGCTCTCGCGGACGACGGTCTCGCCGGACAAACACAGCAAGCAGACGACACACATCCTCTCGAATCTCCACTAGAGTCTCCATGCGCCGCACTAGTGGAACGCCACATTGTCTCGGGCTGGCTTTGCATAGGAAACCGCACGCTCGTCGGCTTCCCTGGTTGCTCTACTGAGCAAGGCCTGCTGCACTTCAAAGAGCAGCGACAACATGTGCGACTCCAAGATATTCCTCGACCTCGAGTCCCGCAAGCCTCCAGTGGCTGTGTATCACGAAGCGCACCACCGCTGGAGTCTTCGTGTATTCGCGGACTAGTGTCTGTGCATATGAGCCAGCTGGGGTCTTCTTCGTGTATTAGCCAGGTgggctcttcttcgtgtaTAGGCCGCTCGTCACTGCGCGAATAACTCCGACTGCAGCTACAGGTTTCACCCGCTTCCGATAAATCCTGGGGGCATCTTGACACCGACGCAGCATGTTTCTGGAAGGTGGGGAGTTTTCGGCAGATAACGCACGGTAGGGAACGGGCACAAAGGAGGTGGGTGCCAGTGACATCCCGCGAAGCATCCAGAGAGTCTCCGCctggagtgcatgcgcgcctcgATGCTGGGTCAGCTTGTCGAGGCCACCGCCGAAACGAATCGGCTTCAAAAGACCGATCgaaagaagggggagagCTCCCGACGCGACGAGAAGATACAGATGAGTCGGTGCCGAGCGGTGGGTGTGAGTGCGGAGAGTAAACGTTCTCAGGGTTTGGGCCGCCACCAATCTCCAGCTTCTGAGGGTCGGCGAGCCTGTGAGCATTTACGCGTTCGTGCTCGCGGCCACCCAGCGGCCTTCCGCGTACGCAGCTGCTCTCTGTGGGACCTTCCCTGCGTGCGGTGGCGTTCGCCCGGAGGTGCGGCCTCTCGTTTTGGTTCGCAGACGCCACTGGAACAGAATGGGACTCAACAGAGCAAGGCAAGTGCTCCGAGTCAGAGAGCCAAGGCGTTGGAACAGGGCTGCAAACAAAACGCAAATAACGCTCACCTGGAGAGacgtgcttctctctcgccgcgttTTCTGAAGCGAAAACGTCCCTTGCGAGACCGAGTTCTCCCCTCGCAGGAGTGAGGTGGTCCGAACTGAAACTTCCACAAACTGTACAGAGCGGCCCGACGCACTTTGACGCTCTTGTTGGTGACTCCGGAATCCACCGATCTCTCGCGCGAAAAAACCGGGAGGTGGCACGCGGGTCGGAAGACTCTGTGTCGCTGTCTTCAAGAATTTCTGGGATTTCTGCCGTACGAGGTTCTCGACAAGTTGGAGTCACAGAGGGCCCATAAACAGCCTCTAGTTCGATGACGGGAGCCGCCGGGGAGTTGGCCGAAAAGAACGAGCAATCAGGattcgcatgcagccaccACGGAAAGGTTGGTTGCTCGCAAGACATTTCGACTTTCACTCTGCCCGAATCAGAAAGGCGTGTATGTGAGGAAGCGGGCATTCGCTTTGGAAGGGGACACAGGCAACTTGGACGAAGATCTAAAAGCATGTGTGCGGCCACACGGATGCAGGACAGGCAGTAGCGATCAGAGAACAACTGAAGGTAGACTCGCAGGTATCGAATTCCTTGCTTTGTCTTGGACCGTGGAACTAATTCGCGATCTCTCGAACACTTTGTCACACGCCGGGCTTCGCGATAGAAAAAAGTAGAAGTAACTCTGTAGTTAGAGAGTAAAAGCATATACTGATTGAAGAATCCTAAGGCAGCGCCGACAACAACATCCCTGAAATGTGGACCAGTAAGAATTAGTGGATCATTACTTAATAACTTATCGTTGCGATAAATAGACAGATGGACACGCTAAGAAACTGTCTCTTAGACGAACGGCGATACCCGACTGCAGACGCGGCAGAAAGGGCCTTGCGGGCAAAGGCACCAAACTTGGCATAAACCTCTTGTTTAGATGCTGGGTACATTCTTAACATCCGCAGAATGAGAAAGGTAGTGGAACAAAAAGCGACACAGGGAAGCCTGGTAAAAGCCGGCAGGTGGGTGGCATTTAAGAACACCGGCGGAACACAAAGTCTGCCCATAAGGGATTCACACTGAATGTCCTCGAAACATTTCCTGCATTGTGCGTGCGATGAAAAGAAGCGGGACGAATCCTACCAGGACGACACTGCGAGTCTGAAAAAAACCAGCAAACCTTTTACCCAGATCCTCAACCGACTCTTGACGGTGAGAGGCACTCCGCCACCATCAGACGCggtttctgtgtgtctcgtcGAGAAAGAGCGGGGAAGCGATGAAACGGGGGATGGAACGCAAAAAATCAGTAGAAGGTTGCCACCTGCTGGCTGGTGGCCCACAAAGTGGCTTATTTCAGTGCACACAAGGCCCAGATTTTGTCCTGCATTCGAGGCACAGGAGTTCAGTCGCCTTGGAAAGAATTCAGGAAGTCGAATCCTTGACCGGTATGCAGCTCATGGTTGTTTTGCCCTATGTGAACACCAGAGGGAACTGGGTATAACTGTCATTTGTTATACAGCGAGACGCGTGGACGAAAATCGTAGGCGAAGTCTCATTTTATAAAGAACAGTTGAGCGAGCAATTACGTGGCCGTCGTCAGGAAGCCCTGTTCTTTAGCCCGACAGGTCTCGATGATGTACTGTGACTCTCACGGAATTGTCCCGAGTTTCACGGAACGATCCTCCGACAACAAAGAAAGGACACTGGGAAACAGATGATGTTAGGTAAAAACGATCTGGTTCTGCAGGTTATACTGCAGCTGAAACATGCACACCGCTTCTAAAATAAAAGAGGATCGAGTCCTTTCGAGACAGCTGTTTTGGCTTGGCAGCTGTCCGTTGGCGTGCACGCTTGCGATCAAGGTCTGGATGAAAGTCGGAGACAATTCCCCCCGCGATTTCTGAGAGTTCAGCAGATGCTGCAAtcgcaaaagagaaaagagtggTGAGCCATGGCAAGCAAAAGAAACCTATCTCGACACACGTGACTGCACAGCCCTGTGGACGGGAAAAGTATGCCCCAGCACCTTTTCCCGCGTGAAGCTGTTTTCTGTGTCAGCCTCGCCAGGACAAGGACACAAAGAATCCGTTTTTGACCAAGTTCTGAACGCATTTGTTCTTGAAGAGGCATGCTGAATACACGATTTATGAAGTGCACCTCCCAGTCTCATGTGCACACAGTGAACAACAGGAACAACACTCTACGGTTCCTAAGGTCGTTTCACGAGGATCCGCCATCCAAAGCTGTAAAATTCGTATCGAAGGAACAAAGAGGTTGTGGGGCGCAGGATTCTGAATTTGACTCCAGTTGTTATGAGACACGGGCAGCTACGGCCTTTAGAGCCCCCTCCACAATATCGAGGCCGTTTATCCCTGGTAACGCAACTAACTGTGGATCGGATGCTTTCTGTGATATGTTCCACGTGACGCTGAAGAACTCTAGAGTCATCCCTCCG
This Toxoplasma gondii ME49 chromosome VIII, whole genome shotgun sequence DNA region includes the following protein-coding sequences:
- a CDS encoding hypothetical protein (encoded by transcript TGME49_200450) yields the protein MLLLSNYRVTSTFFYREARRVTKCSRDRELVPRSKTKQGIRYLRVYLQLFSDRYCLSCIRVAAHMLLDLRPSCLCPLPKRMPASSHTRLSDSGRVKVEMSCEQPTFPWWLHANPDCSFFSANSPAAPVIELEAVYGPSVTPTCREPRTAEIPEILEDSDTESSDPRATSRFFRARDRWIPESPTRASKCVGPLCTVCGSFSSDHLTPARGELGLARDVFASENAAREKHVSPGERYLRFVCSPVPTPWLSDSEHLPCSVESHSVPVASANQNERPHLRANATARREGPTESSCVRGRPLGGREHERVNAHRLADPQKLEIGGGPNPENVYSPHSHPPLGTDSSVSSRRVGSSPPSFDRSFEADSFRRWPRQADPASRRACTPGGDSLDASRDVTGTHLLCARSLPCVICRKLPTFQKHAASVSRCPQDLSEAGETCSCSRSYSRSDERPIHEEEPTWLIHEEDPSWLICTDTSPRIHEDSSGGALRDTQPLEACGTRGRGISWSRTCCRCSLKCSRPCSVEQPGKPTSVRFPMQSQPETMWRSTSAAHGDSSGDSRGCVSSACCVCPARPSSARAPKTPTCRAQGTRPDSWSHSVEQRPQAALSRCVDCEFHAKKSGDSRLPFLGGSARAMQFEPHSSRISEQCPQGTSGAPWGIEGCTDACKVELATRKKRSRGRLEQRRASNSSLREAFQHTREGVDWEATKRAIAEELAEITRLMQGQTFAIHEQGRNTRQLLGRLNEQKHALAQDLQGLASSLLNDAVNRVMTVSSEQQRRLLVLSQKVAETLEGLEFPPRRERQELSHQRHAPVSESTKSSLCRGHICSKRFLDRIRVLQEENTRLVDLLRRLPSPKASQQAPRGFVPETVSRSSTHAAAPTVKLLNSRPASLPSMRAVPGAEQIDSKLPSLTRFRLSGKTRVDARRPPSTKPRSDMGAAKAEPSESAAFSDLEEERHLSWRLAARRRETKGRRVTAERAGRLASRRPAVCDDEGRQEAKLCLGGQGAVTGRPDFPARGGQDGASREGAFSAPHPLPLSASPASALLCSTSPSLPLPCVPQPSVLWGEGRSSEAGSAVDTGAGRARVSQRRTSQGAFHGRAPEFDGEEILQGLKRRLEPERAVSTEDEDDLQTTALREAEGLLDLERRTSSVACFEETAEKEDGYAVSSVSSATADRGTATNLTECESHSVSASAPVPPDAGEETPFSAARGKTYSRGLGGAVDSLQKRESAPDFDGLEGNRGYWKREHTAGQKMHERQNSFQPPRSTQEPSGDPNERERIGTEADGENDCGISFDAFPRSSRELSNRVAEAIKRLSARAVD